Proteins encoded within one genomic window of Glycine soja cultivar W05 chromosome 1, ASM419377v2, whole genome shotgun sequence:
- the LOC114409586 gene encoding cyclin-dependent protein kinase inhibitor SMR6-like — MGFSEKPQVEESDSTRKWVIAGIPSRAPLKPIFTTKEEEKDEEGDLEECSTTPKGEEAKIPTTLKCPPAPRKRKPSLKCNYRGGGAREFFTPPDLETVFIRHVERTS, encoded by the coding sequence ATGGGGTTCTCAGAGAAGCCACAAGTGGAAGAGTCAGATAGTACTAGAAAATGGGTCATCGCTGGAATCCCTTCACGAGCGCCATTGAAGCCAATATTTACcaccaaagaagaagaaaaagatgaagaaggtGACTTGGAAGAGTGTTCAACGACACCAAAAGGGGAAGAAGCAAAGATTCCAACCACGTTGAAGTGTCCACCAGCTCCTAGGAAGAGAAAACCTTCTTTGAAGTGCAACTATCGTGGTGGTGGAGCAAGAGAGTTCTTCACTCCACCGGACTTAGAAACTGTGTTTATACGCCATGTTGAAAGGACTAGCTAA